The segment CATGTGTTACATTTGAAACTCACGTAAAATTTTGAGTTACAAACTACAACCTGTTCATGGATACAGACATGTATTTACGTCAAACCAATTATATATCTTGCATATAGCCTTTATGCCTTCTCAATTTAACTAGCGACTCTTTATAAACACCAGGTGCAGTTAAGTATTGCCCCTTGATGCCATATCAGTTTTAATTATGATTCATCCATTTTCAGGCAAGGACTAAATCATCATGAAAAACATGAGTTTTGGTCAGTGCATCTAATGCATATATATTGTCCACTGCCATATGGAAATGGATCCAGTTAGAATTGTAATAGATCACTTTGGCACCAACATTCAATCACTGTAATAAAGTTATTTAACCTCAACCATAACTGAAACAAACCTAAGACGAATAGTTCTATACAACACCCAGTATCTGGATTGGTATTATTCTTGCTTCAGCTAATATAATGATTTGCTACAAAGGTAAGCAGGATTTGTATCATAATCTTGGTAGAGCATCAAGCCTTCTAATCTTCTATCCTACTCACTTGGTGGATGTTTCTTAATGTCTTTTGGTACAGAGGCAGCAAGCTATGTAAAGCTATAACTCATATTTGTTCTCTCCGGTGGAATATTCCACGGAACACTGAGTAATATTTCTTAAAAGGAAGTCAGAAGTAAACAGAAAAGCTATATAGTAATGAACTCAAGATTTTCACTTATCGGGGAAATGGCAGTGAGTAGAAGCGCAAAATTCCTTCAAAATCATGATCTTCTGAATTTTCTTGTATCAACAGATATACCTATTACTTCGAGAGCCAATAGATTATAAGAAACAAAGTGCAAGCTGCAATGACTGCTGATAGAATGAGTGTATCCCTTGATTTCTTCCTTCTTATTGAGCCTGCATGGATCAGTATTGATGTCAGCAAGAGATACTTTTAACCAATACAATTTGGTAGCAGAAATGGTCCCAAAAATAGTAGTACCAATTAGCCCACGGATGACAGGAAACTTGTCGCCCAGTTGTTTCACTTTTCCTTGAACATCACCAAATAAAGCTCTTTGTGAACCCAAGGCAGCCCTAGTTGTTTGAGCTTGGTTAATCACATCATCAATCTGGACAATAGGATCAACACGGTTGAGAAGCAGTATTTGGGTACTGAAGTTCAAGCTTCAAATAGAATGTCATAGCTTTTGTTTTACATTCAGTCATGTCATGATAGTTGTTAACCAATATGATCAAGCAGTTTTATGAGGATTGGCATAGTTCTAGATTCGAGGAATGCTCTTAAAGAAAAGAGGGAAAGGGTATCATACCAGGCCATGTCAATAATAGTGTCAACTGGGCCTTACATTACCATATAATTGCTTTTGTTTGTTGCATagtagaaataaaatatactattgGATAAATTTAGGAATCAGTAGTTATGCTGAAAGAGCATATAGGTGAACTTAGAATCTCTGCGGAATCTAACCTTGAACCCACCAATGACCTGTTCTCTCATGTGATTAGATTGATTGGCTCCATCTAATGCCAATCCTGAATATTTAACTCCAAGACCACAAGACTATCTCCTGGCTCTCAAGTGACAACTCAGCAACTCCTACCAAGTAAAGCTGACAAGCTCATTCCATGATTAataaacttttctttttatgcTGGTGGCGATCAGGTCATTTGCTACTAATTGGCACTTCAACTAACGCACCAGGCAGCCTACTGAAGACCATAAGCACAGGTGTTACTAGATAAACCTACCCAACAAGGTTGGAACAGCTGAGATAACACTTGAGTGTTGTAGCTGAGATTTGAACCAGGAATTTCTAAATTGTTGCACCTATGTCTTGACCGCTCAGCACTCTTCTTGGGGACCcatgatcaaagaaaaaatctttGACCAgattataaaacaataaatatcaaAAGCAAAAATCAGTAACATATTCTAAATAGTAGCCAAAGCCAACAGTGCTTGGACCTCTACTTCAcaatcttcctttttttttccttttaaaaagaTAGGAACTCTAGTTCACTATCGTAACTTTTAGaatttgaacaagaaaaaaaagggatgAGTGATTCCTAATTCTCTCTCAGATATTATGAAAAGTAGCTTTATCTTTAATTTATCACTCATTTACTAGCTTGCTGATTTCAGGCTGCAATAGAACTCGTAGAGAAACACACTTAAGTACCTTTCATTTTGCTGCATGTTCCTCAAACTTTTAGGTTGTGCACTAACAATCCAGCTTAAAACGTGTTTTCATTATAAAAGGAAACATTCTTTAGTTTCACCCATCAAAAGAATAGTCATAATAGCATCCTTTTACTTTAGGTGTAAAGAAAATAGTCTAGAGGATGTAAAACAGTTGGTTGATTTGTTAAGTTCTTTGTAAATACTCTCTGTTTTTCATTTCTTTGGACCTGAAACTTTTTGGAGGTCTCCAGCATGTCCTTAACGCTGAAGAATATAACATTACCGATCTtcaaaaagagaagaaagtcataataaaatattacttaaaaaacATTGAAGTAGAACTTCAAAATAACACTGTCCTGCTAAATCTACATCAGCAATAAAGCCAAATTGGCTGTTCGGCCCCGTATCAAGGCCAGCAACAGAGCTAAGCTGAACTTTCTTCTTTGATATTCATGAAGTATTTCCATGgtaaaatgaagaagaaagagcAAAGAGATCATGCATCAAGCTCACCAAGAAAGAAAATTGACTCGAGACAGAAACACAAAGTGAAACTTATAGAACTAAAACTAATAGAGAAGGGAAGAAATCCAAGTTAAATCATCATTTCCACATTCAGATATGTCGACTAAACAACGGTGTTAAGACAAAGTAGCAGAAAATCTGGTGGACGGGGAGGAGGACGTAATGGATATCCGTGGAGAGGTTGACGATATGGTTGTTGCTGTGGGTACTGTTATGTGCAGGGATGTCCAAGGTGTTGTTTCACAGCTCATGAAGCCCCTGATGCTCTATCTGAAGATGATACCAAGAATTGATCAGTTTGTGCCCTACAAACTGTTgttgttttttccttttaagaaaGGCATGTTGTTGTCTTCATTTGTACACGTTCATGTGTGTGTTTGTTCAATTGATTGACATTACCAATGCTTAAATAAATCACTATTGTTTAGTGAGGTTTTGTTGTGaggttttgtatttcttttctCACTTTAAATGACAATGTATGCAATTTGGAGTTTTGAACTAGTGAGGTTGATTGTTGCGACTTCAATTAACTCATGAAATATACTCCTCCTGTTCcaatttatatgaaattttggattcaaaagtcaaatttttgCACTTTTAGTGTAAAAATATTGGAAGAATTTTTCCTCGTGTTCTAATTTTTATGACATTTTGGGTTTAAAGGTCAATTTTTACACTTTTGGAGTATGAATACAGAACGAGTTCTTCTTGGCAAGCTTAATCGCACGTTTAAGTAGATTATTACGTAATACTAAAAGTGTCAACCTGCCCACCATCTTTTCTGCTACTTgagaatttatcattttattggAGCTCCTATCTACATTTCACAAGGTAGGATTATGTGTTAAGGGCCATGAATTACAGAATTATTATCGAGCTTGAGATGAACCCAGAAGTTAGCTTCAAGATAGGTTTTGCGCTTCACCTCACTTCACTGGCGATGCAGGAACCGAAGCGTTAAGGTGTGTCTCATTGTCCAAGTGTAGTGTCAACACTAAgcacaaatatttcatttgattataATTATTCCAATCCGTTTGACTATGTAATGGTTGTTACGGTCTATAGTTAATTCGGAAACCTCTTTACCTTCTCAAAGGTAGGggggtaaggtctgcgtactcaaccctccccagaccccacttgtgagATTACACTGGGTTGGTTGTTATTGTTGTCAATTGTGAATTTCTTCATTAAAGCGCACAATTTTTTTTGCACTTAAAAGTCTAATAGACTTCAGGACTTGTTTTCACATGTCACCTTTGAAAACACTGTTTGGAAGGATGTCTTTGAGGTTTAGTTATCACTAGAATACTCCATACCAAGACCATCATAGAGGATGAAAGAGAGCAAACTCAGTACAAAGAAAATGATGTTTGTAAAAACTAAAGAGAGCACTTAATCTTACATGAGATATGCTTCCATGTATAGCAGCTCTCTCCCTCAATATATGCATTTTGGGCGACATACTTCCTGATGCCTGAATCGATACAAATAATAGCTTAAGAGGCAATTGAAACTATTGCAtctaaaaaagaattttgacaATGAAGCTTTCTTACCTTATACTCACTGATATCATCTCTCACAGAACTAAGAAGTTCAGCATGTTCCCTCATTGAGCTTATATTTCCCTTAATACGCCTAAATTCCTGAAGATAAGATGATGTGTCAGTCATAAAAACAGTGACTGGCATAGCCAACAAGCAATTCAAACAACTCCAACATAGCATGCACTCTGAATGATAGCGGTTCAACATTCTTGTTATAACCAAAACTTTGATAGTTCAATTTTGAGGATATCTGACTTTCCTTGGGCTCTACTTAcactacataaaaaatgatcattggtggcaattaattcttaattgtcgctaaatatatatttttagcggcaattaacactctttgtatatgtccctaaagcctttagcgacattggttctaatgacacttaactaaagCTAGTAAAGACTTAAGCACTCTTTATAAATGTCAATATGtattgccgctaaaagttttttttgttgtagtgttaagtactctttttctttatatgttAAATCACAATAATAGAGGTTGTCTGATTAAAGAGTTCAGCCACAGTTACTTCCAATTATTCCCACAAAGAAACTCATACTTAATCAATTAGCAAATCCTCGCTAATCGATCCTTTTAACAAGTATGGAACGGGATAGCTAGTCTGATAACTATCAGAAATGTTGCTTGCTAAACACATCAGGATTTCTAAGAGTTTAAGTGAATTGACTCAGTTGACATGGGCACCAGTTAAATCTGCAGCCAGGCCAGGGAAATGgatgaaatatttattctaGTTCGTCTGTTATTTCAAATGTTCCATTACAAACACATGTTGCTAGTTCCAAAAGGGGATTGCAGTCTGATTGCAGTCTACAGAATTAGCATAAGCAACAAGAGCAGTGCAGTTACTTTTAGAAACTGCAAATGAGTAGTCGGACAAACAGAATTAATACTAGTTGGATATCAACAAGGCAGGAGAGATGTCACCATAGCTGCagattatatattttctttttcccaCTTCAGAAAGTTACAATTGTTACCATGTAAAATCATTTATGGTGTATCAGTGAATATATTTAACATACTATCACATGGTTAGTAACCTGGGTAAATTCATGAAGTATGTCCCTGTGCCTTGCGAGTTTCTGAGTAACAGAAGTGGTAGATGCTGCAGATGCCGCACATCTACTCATAGAATCATTTACATCCAGTAGCTTCTCAAGTAATGATTGAATCTCCATTTCCGTGGACTTCCACGACCTGCTGGATCCTAAAGTTGGGGAACCAGCTTCTACATAACCTGAATTTGATAAAAACAAGAATCAGAAACTACACCACAAGCCGAGTTGTTCAACAAGTTCCAAAATCAGAAACAGGCCATATTTGCTTTGTTTGTTAGGTGTGAAGCTTAAAACCCAAACAAACCCATAACAGCCAATTTAAATCTTAGATGGGTAATCAGTAGTGTTGACCCTTAGGTCTTCATGGACAAAGACAAGCAACTAACAAATATCCACTGAAGTTTACCCCTGGTCTGTAACATAATTAGACTAATGATGTGTCCTGATCAGTAACTAGAGTAACAATTTCTGCGATTACAATTTATAGTCATTATCTTTTTGCATTAGATTTGGTAGTATCGTACTGTTAACTCAGCTAGTGGCAGAAAATTACATGATTTCTAAACGTTATAAGTTTTGAATTATTTCTTGGTAACAATTTCCAGTAATTTAGGGGTATATCAGGCCATTTTCCCTTAAAACTTAAATGAACGGGTATTTGGTAGAGAACTTAAAGGTTTCACAATAAAAACCTCGTGTTCAAACGGTTGAGggaattttatattgaaaagaaCGAAATATGGAAAAAGTCAAAAAGGTAAGTTGGCAATGTAAAATGGACAATCAATGATGCACCGAGAGTGTAACAACACCCTACAGATAAGCAGTTTGGAAGCAGAGAATGAAGCCAACTGCATTTAAAGAACACGTAAAAACCCAGGTGGTAAATAGGAGGAAAACAAGGATGTGGCAGGAGTCAGGACAAATGACTGGAAAGCCAACCTCGTAAGGACCAATCAGGTCAACACCAACTAATGCAAGCATAACTGATTGCTCCAACAGCAGCAACTGGAATCTTAACTTTAGCTTACCTATTACTGAATGAATGGCCTGGTATTGGTAATGAACAAGTGAGATTCTCTGAAGTGGATGGgtaaagaatgacaaaatttTCACAATTAAATCAAGCAAAGCACCAAAAGAAGGTGTCAATGAGGCCTTGGAAGCTGAAATTGAAAACTAATGTTCCAAAAACTGGCTGGATTTGGATGGATAGCACTCAATGAGGCCTGTCCCACACATGATGATCTCCAAAGGAAGAGTACAGAACTATAGCAAATAGGGCAGACAACTCCAGCATTGGTTCATATGGGATATCTGGTATATGTTCTCAGTTTATTTGGAGAGTTTGGGTGATGCAAGGGAACTTCAAAGGTACAATTACTAGTTGGAATGGACAGAATATGGACAAATGACAGATGTGGATAAACATTCCGCTTTTAATTTTGGACAGATGGATAGAAAGGACCTGCAGATGTCTTGAGGAAAGCTTTTTTTAGCTTCATCACTTTTTAAGTTCATTATTTATAAAACGTATAATATAGGTGTAACAGAAGATAGATTAGATGCTATACTGGAGTTTTATGGATTCCTTACATGCATGAAGGACCTATTCCGAAACCACCTTCATTGTAACATGAAAGTACATACTTAGCACTACATTCAATAATAAGTGTTACTTTGCATTTCAAAAAATATCTAAGGTGGTTATTTACTTCCCTCAATTAGCCAAAGCTGCAGCAGAAACTTCTTGTCTCCAAAAAAACACTCATTTAGCCATAAATTAAACTTCAACCAACAGAATTGAACATGCAAAAAGGAAGATCTCCTAAATGATCCAGACCAACTCATAGACAACAACATTGAACAATAAACAAAGTATGATACAACGAATCAACATAGAAACAAAGTATCATAGTCTTCCTCAAAAAAATACACACAAACAAAAAGGAGCATGGTATTGATCATTCAATCAAGATAGAAGCTTTACACTCTGGACCAAAACCCACCAACAAGTTGATATAATAAACCAAGGTAGAAACTGTACACTCTCCTAACCaaaacagcctctctacctccaTGAAGCAGTGGTAAGGTCTGAGGTCACCCTACCCTCCCGATACCCCTGGGATTTCACTGGATACGTTGTTGTTAGGTCAAGATAAAAACTTCATCACTTTCAACATGAAACCCACTAAGACTTCATCCCAAAATTTGCAATCAAAATAACAATGTAGCCCCTTGTGTACCAAACCATAAACACATAGATATAATGAATCAAGATAGGATCTCCACACTTTCTAAACCAAAACCCATCAACATTTTGACACAATGAATAATAGACACATATATTCCTGTCATTTTACGAATTGAAGTTGAAATGCAATTGGGTATAAGCGATTTAGCAAAAATTGAACTTTACCTCCTTGTGTGACCCTAGCACCAAGCTTTGCATAAGAAGAGAGCTTAACATCAAGATCACCTTCGATCTTGCGAGCCTCTTTGCGTAGTTCTTCCCACCCAGATTCTTGCAGTATCTCCATACTCAGATCCTTAGACATACGGATCTGATCCGGATCCGACCCGACCAATCTTGCAAGGAAAATCCTTGGCTCCTGCGGATTGGGAAAATTGAGTTTGTGATCTGACAGTTATTACAGTTGAGCGTCTATGTCTTTTTCCCCTTCTGGATTCAGCAAAAGCCACCATTCATCCTTTCTCcaatagcttttttttttttttttttttttttttttttttctccaatagCTTACACTCTCTGGTTTTTCATCTCAACCCCAAATAAGGGAGAAAATAGTCTATTCTTAATatcataacattttactccttTCCTCTCaatttatatcatataattttaacagtttaaaaaaaaagattttttttaataacttatgatataaaataaattaaatttgatatcattttaataaagataaaataggcactttaaaattgaatttttttatttattttttttgataatcaatataaattatcattaacaaacaaaaatcaaatagcACGCAATCCCCTAATCACCCTCTAAGAAAGGTATTAAGAGAGTTAAGCCTCATATAGAACCAATTATATTTATTCACCTTTCTAGACCTTTTTAATTATCTCAAGTCTATCTACAAATTCCTTCTTAATTTGTGTCATGTATAGTTATGCctttaaacaattttcaattCCTTGCTCTCCAAACCTGGTATATCATCGCTCCGCACAATGCAGCAATAAGTTCTTTGTGAAACTGTTTTCAATTCTTCCTTCTGAGTCTATTTAGAATATGTTTGACTGTTCCAACAAAAATAAGTGTTCCAGGCCAATGTTACATTTCAGTTTGAGCTCTTACTATCCATTCACAAGTAGAGAACAAGTGAATATGGATCTCCTCTACTGATGCCTCACACAAACAACATGTGTCATCTTCCACTGGAATATTTAATCTCTTGAGTCTCTCTTTGGTTAGTAATATATCTTGCACAATATGAATCTATGCTTAAGTTGAGCAAAATCTAATCTATATCAAGTCAGCCACTCTAAGTCTAGCATGTTGCCTCGATAGTGTACTATAACTTTGTGTGAGTGAGTACTTTCCCTCAGAAGTGAGCAAGTAAGCACCACATGAATGCCAAAATCTACATCACTACTTTCAAGGCATTAACGTTCTTCGAGTACCAATGGTGGAGTATGTATCCATATGTTATCATTGTTTTTCATATATACTCCATGTACCCACTTGATTCATAACACATCAAGTTGCCATAGCAATCTACCAACAGAGGCCATATTCCACAACTTACTACCTTGATGTTCAAGCCACCAAACTTATTAGGAATGCAAACTTGTTCCCATGAAATTAATGGCACTTTTTTGCTTCCTCGGTACTTCCCCACAAATAATCTCTacattttttaatatacttTGAGGTAATATGAATACAAAACTCTAAAAGCTATGTATTGAGAAAAGTAcaacattaattatttgaagTCTACCTGTATAGGACAATTGCTTCAAATAAGCACTACTTATCTTAGATGTTATCTTGTCTATCAATTGTTGACACTTCATCTTACTCCAACGCTTAAAAGTAGACAAAGGTAAGCCTAGATATCTTATAGGAAGAGTACCTAAGACGAACCCGATCTTCCTCACCAATTGATCTTTGGTCTGGTCGTCTACTCCTGCCAGGAACAAATTAGACTTATCCATGTTAGCTTGCAAGTCTGTGACATCATTAAAATGTGTTAGTGCCTCCATTACTCTAGATACAGAATTAATGTTGCCTACCATAAGGTCATCAGCAAATATCAAGTGTGTGAGTTTGAGCTTCTTGCACATAGAATGATATTGAAACTCGGACAATTCTCCCATACACTTCAATGTTCTTGACAAATACTCCATAACAAGCACAAAAAGTAGCGGAGATATGAGATCGCCTTGTTTGAGTCCCCTTTTTCCAGCGAAAAAATCATGCCCTTCTCCATTAATTTTAACTGTGAACACAGGAGAAGTTACACAAGTTGGAAACCCATACCCCATTAGCGGTTCCTCCACAAATTCCCAACACCATGTCAGGCCTTTCTTAGGTAAATTTTCATTAAACATCTAGGTATAGTCTGTTTATTATAATGTATGGGGATGTTAGTCTGTTCATTATAATGTATGGGGATGTCATGACAAAGTAAGATATTATGTAGCATTGATCTTCCCTGAACAAATGCAGATTGATTTTCTGTCACAATAGTTCGTATTACCCCTTTCAACCTTTGATAAATTACTTTGGAGATGCATTTATACAGTATGTTACAACATGCTATTGGTCTAAACTGGCTTGCCAATTCtgaatttatataaatctattttttttaatgaattaaaaagaaaaacgagtcatataaattgaaagggtagaatatataaattattttagaaaatactataaataatttatttcctaTGAGTAgctagtttttcttttcttttctttccccTTTAATAGCATTTTCCTACAAAAGATTGGATGAATTTGTGTTAGAGACGGAGTCAATATTAAAAGTTTgggttctaaattttttttctcttccttaTCATTGACTTGTCAATCAGTTTTGTTAAGAATTCACAAgttattacttaattttatagTATAAATATAGAGTCAATGGAAAAACTACTAGGTTTGTTCGAATCTACGAACCTCCACTTAACTCCGCCTTGATTCagttacatttttattaaatgaaatATCAAGCATTGAACAACCTATTTGTAGGTCTT is part of the Solanum lycopersicum chromosome 1, SLM_r2.1 genome and harbors:
- the LOC101247066 gene encoding Golgi SNAP receptor complex member 1-2, whose amino-acid sequence is MSKDLSMEILQESGWEELRKEARKIEGDLDVKLSSYAKLGARVTQGGYVEAGSPTLGSSRSWKSTEMEIQSLLEKLLDVNDSMSRCAASAASTTSVTQKLARHRDILHEFTQEFRRIKGNISSMREHAELLSSVRDDISEYKASGSMSPKMHILRERAAIHGSISHIDDVINQAQTTRAALGSQRALFGDVQGKVKQLGDKFPVIRGLIGSIRRKKSRDTLILSAVIAACTLFLIIYWLSK